A single genomic interval of bacterium harbors:
- a CDS encoding sigma-54-dependent Fis family transcriptional regulator → MRVKQDPYEEFWRSFVSSGRVSRGSLRRDIVESWKRCKFHYGLDPYARPKPVKLSSQELLQRRQENGILLGAAKPFLEVLSSSVRGSGFIITLADKDGYVLEVSGDEEIMEMARANNYLPGCKRSEDEVGTNAIGLSLLLRRPVQITGYQHYNVNHHPWTCSSCPVFSPERELLGSVTLSGRSKGIHQHTLGMAVSAAKAMEKQLREEQLAREKAGLSSYLETLLDSVSEGIVAIGEKGRVTHMNRVAQRMLGISARQLLGKSFGEAAGMEQSFWEKILSESDLKDLELSLNLPGKAGLFVVSVRPVETQGRILGKILILTERRRVNELIQRFGGNQARFTFEDIKGEDPKLKRQIELGKIAAKTGSRVLLVGESGTGKELFAQAIHNESPRKAGPFVAVSCAAVPRELIEAELFGYREGAFTGARKGGQIGKFELADGGTLFLDEISSMPLEMQAKLLRVLQEGEVMRLGDERPRRVDVRIIAAANTDLMEEVQNRNFREDLYFRLNVVEIFIPPLRERKEDLPVLVEHILGRISTQLQRSAIRISREAMGVMAAYSWPGNVRELENCLERASILCEGDLIQVKHLPRQLLMKREKDLWEEKPERPLQEWEEQIIARTLARCDGNISQCARRLGVSRSTLHRRMKQMGMNKKKSYAL, encoded by the coding sequence ATGAGAGTCAAACAGGATCCCTATGAGGAGTTCTGGAGGAGTTTTGTGAGCAGTGGCCGCGTGTCCAGGGGCTCCCTCAGGCGGGACATAGTGGAGTCCTGGAAGCGCTGCAAATTTCACTATGGCCTGGACCCATACGCCAGGCCGAAACCAGTAAAGCTTTCCTCCCAAGAGCTTCTTCAAAGGAGGCAGGAAAACGGGATCTTGCTGGGGGCGGCCAAGCCCTTCCTAGAGGTCTTGAGCAGCTCTGTCAGAGGCTCGGGCTTCATCATCACCCTGGCGGACAAGGATGGATATGTTCTGGAGGTCTCAGGGGACGAGGAGATAATGGAGATGGCCAGGGCCAACAATTACCTACCAGGCTGCAAAAGAAGCGAGGACGAGGTGGGCACCAATGCCATAGGGCTCTCTTTGCTGTTGCGGCGTCCTGTGCAGATAACAGGTTATCAACACTACAACGTAAACCATCACCCCTGGACCTGCTCTTCCTGCCCCGTATTCTCTCCTGAGAGAGAGCTGCTGGGAAGCGTTACCCTCTCGGGCCGATCCAAAGGCATTCATCAACACACCCTGGGCATGGCGGTCTCTGCAGCCAAGGCCATGGAAAAGCAGCTCAGGGAAGAGCAACTGGCCAGGGAGAAGGCTGGATTGAGCTCCTATCTGGAGACGCTCCTGGATTCGGTCTCAGAGGGGATCGTGGCCATAGGTGAGAAGGGCCGGGTCACCCACATGAACCGCGTGGCCCAGAGGATGCTGGGAATCTCGGCAAGACAGCTTCTTGGGAAGAGCTTCGGGGAAGCTGCGGGAATGGAACAGAGTTTCTGGGAAAAGATACTTTCGGAGAGCGATTTAAAGGATTTGGAGCTGAGCCTGAATCTTCCCGGCAAAGCGGGTCTTTTTGTGGTTTCGGTCAGGCCCGTGGAGACCCAAGGCCGGATCCTGGGCAAGATCCTCATCCTTACCGAAAGGCGCAGGGTAAACGAGCTCATACAGCGTTTCGGAGGAAACCAGGCCCGCTTTACTTTCGAGGACATAAAGGGAGAGGATCCCAAGTTGAAGCGCCAGATAGAACTGGGCAAGATAGCAGCCAAGACAGGCTCCAGGGTACTTCTGGTGGGGGAAAGCGGAACAGGCAAGGAGCTCTTTGCCCAGGCAATACACAATGAAAGCCCTAGGAAAGCTGGTCCCTTTGTGGCCGTAAGCTGTGCGGCAGTGCCCAGGGAACTCATAGAAGCGGAACTATTCGGGTACAGGGAGGGGGCCTTCACAGGAGCCAGGAAGGGTGGGCAGATAGGCAAGTTCGAGCTGGCCGACGGAGGTACCCTTTTCTTGGACGAGATAAGCTCCATGCCTCTAGAGATGCAGGCCAAGCTCCTGAGAGTGCTCCAGGAAGGGGAAGTCATGAGACTCGGGGATGAGCGGCCCCGAAGGGTGGATGTAAGGATAATTGCTGCAGCCAATACGGATCTCATGGAGGAGGTGCAGAATAGAAACTTTCGTGAGGATCTTTACTTCAGACTCAACGTGGTGGAAATCTTCATCCCACCCCTCAGAGAAAGAAAAGAGGATCTGCCTGTCCTGGTGGAACACATCCTGGGTAGGATCTCGACTCAACTTCAGAGATCCGCCATCCGGATCTCCAGGGAAGCCATGGGGGTGATGGCGGCATACAGCTGGCCCGGCAACGTAAGAGAGCTGGAGAACTGCCTGGAGAGGGCCTCCATCCTTTGCGAGGGAGATCTCATCCAAGTGAAACATCTCCCAAGACAGCTTCTGATGAAACGGGAGAAAGATCTCTGGGAGGAGAAACCCGAAAGGCCCCTGCAGGAGTGGGAGGAGCAGATAATAGCCAGGACCCTGGCCAGATGTGATGGAAACATCTCCCAATGCGCCCGCAGACTAGGGGTATCCCGAAGCACCCTCCACCGCCGCATGAAACAGATGGGCATGAACAAAAAGAAATCTTATGCACTGTAG
- a CDS encoding DUF362 domain-containing protein, producing the protein MEIKFRKEDVVFHREQYLEHLASMRPKDYQPLLGKKTVAKGPWEHRLANPYMRAAKALVSFVTCGENIKSDISRALELLGGLELCIKPYDRILLKPNFNSDDPPPGSTCLEFLTAVIELLREHGCTKITVGESAGRPWVPTQKVFQKTGLSQKMAELGIPLLDFDGSSYQDVPLQTSFWDHVAYPLELQEFDKIVYLPTMKTHFTAGFSMSLKLTVGLVHLFDRMILHADNNMFVSQRAAQLNIPVKPDLIIMDGRVSFVSGGPAIGLAVHPGVILASGDPVAIDVQGVRLLQNYAAVNHLGGDPWHLPQIKAATELGLGVSSDSQMLLVRAS; encoded by the coding sequence ATGGAAATCAAATTCAGGAAAGAGGATGTGGTATTTCACAGGGAGCAGTACTTGGAACATCTGGCCAGCATGAGGCCCAAAGACTACCAACCCCTTCTGGGCAAGAAAACCGTGGCCAAAGGCCCCTGGGAACACAGGCTTGCCAATCCCTATATGAGGGCAGCAAAGGCGCTGGTTTCCTTTGTGACCTGCGGTGAAAACATAAAATCAGACATATCCAGGGCCCTGGAACTCTTGGGCGGTCTGGAGCTGTGCATCAAGCCCTATGACCGGATCTTGTTGAAGCCCAACTTCAACAGCGACGACCCTCCTCCCGGCTCCACCTGCCTGGAGTTTCTCACTGCAGTCATAGAGCTCTTAAGAGAGCATGGATGCACAAAGATCACCGTTGGTGAAAGCGCCGGAAGACCATGGGTGCCTACCCAGAAGGTCTTTCAAAAAACCGGCCTGTCCCAAAAAATGGCCGAGCTGGGGATTCCCCTTTTGGATTTTGATGGCTCCTCGTACCAGGATGTACCCCTGCAGACCAGCTTTTGGGACCATGTGGCCTACCCCTTAGAACTTCAGGAGTTTGACAAGATAGTTTATCTGCCCACCATGAAGACTCATTTTACAGCAGGCTTTTCCATGAGTCTCAAGCTGACCGTAGGCCTGGTACATCTTTTCGACAGGATGATTCTTCACGCCGACAACAACATGTTTGTCTCCCAGAGGGCCGCCCAGTTGAACATTCCCGTGAAACCGGACCTCATCATCATGGACGGCCGGGTGTCATTCGTCAGTGGAGGGCCGGCCATAGGACTCGCAGTGCACCCGGGTGTCATCCTGGCATCTGGGGATCCTGTGGCCATAGACGTCCAAGGGGTTCGCCTCCTGCAAAACTATGCTGCTGTGAACCACCTGGGGGGAGATCCCTGGCATCTGCCACAGATCAAGGCCGCCACAGAACTGGGCCTGGGGGTCTCAAGCGACTCCCAAATGCTATTGGTGAGGGCTAGCTGA
- the cysS gene encoding cysteine--tRNA ligase, with protein sequence MFLFNTLTRQKEEFRPLEPARVTLYSCGPTVYRDVHLGNLRTFLLADWLKRTLIFLGYKVFHVKNITDVGHMRQELLERGEDKLIAAARKAGMSSRQIADHYTKAFMEDEARLNILPADLFPRATDHIQECITLIERLLEKGHAYVVGGNVYFDVASFEAYGKLSGNLIQGLMEAVRVEADPYKRNPRDFTLWKAAEPGREMKWPSPWGEGFPGWHIECSAMSLKYLGERFDIHSGGVDNIFPHHEDELAQSEAAAGHKVVNYWVHGQHLLADGLKMAKSAGNDYTIRDVERLGFDPLAFRYLCLTVHYRSRLNFTFSALRSAQRGLSHIRRHAEDKAWQEAELPCQGPGLKWLEAFIDAIKDDLAMPRALAVVWAMLHDKKLTEALRARLLIHMDKVLGLGLESWPQLATAVPPEGLGQVELRDRLRSADLFEEADRIRQGLQMQGFEIRDLPGKTLLLRRSRAEWKGLPREISSSREVRSLLEEPDQYDFTVSLVAWNNSGEILRCYKALRQHCLGHRIQIIVVEGGSSDESREAILRALSSDPDAAVWLADHRLGEAASRNVALRQALGRIVVLMDPSLEPLGDVMSPLERTLQNPEVGLTGAAGLVTRDCQKFHDSPGPEVHAITLYCMAFPRRLVALAGWMDERFRFYRHLDLDYSFRIRQLGFKAIITPELPVRFHTHTIWESMDPQERYRRSRANFYLFYRKWHHHTQLFSPTS encoded by the coding sequence ATGTTTCTTTTCAACACCCTCACCAGGCAAAAGGAAGAGTTCAGACCCCTTGAGCCAGCTCGGGTCACCCTGTACAGTTGCGGCCCCACGGTGTACAGGGATGTGCACCTGGGTAATCTCAGGACCTTTCTGCTGGCAGACTGGTTGAAACGCACCCTGATCTTTTTGGGCTACAAGGTTTTCCACGTCAAGAACATAACCGACGTGGGTCACATGCGACAGGAACTTCTGGAAAGAGGCGAGGACAAGCTCATAGCAGCAGCCCGAAAGGCAGGCATGAGCTCGAGGCAGATAGCAGATCATTATACCAAAGCCTTCATGGAGGACGAGGCCAGGCTTAACATTCTTCCAGCCGATCTTTTCCCCAGGGCCACAGATCATATTCAGGAGTGCATCACTCTCATAGAAAGGCTCTTGGAAAAAGGCCACGCCTACGTTGTGGGAGGGAATGTTTACTTCGATGTGGCCAGCTTTGAAGCCTACGGAAAACTCTCGGGAAATCTCATCCAGGGACTGATGGAGGCCGTGAGAGTCGAGGCGGATCCTTACAAAAGGAATCCCAGGGATTTCACCCTCTGGAAGGCTGCAGAGCCTGGCAGGGAGATGAAGTGGCCGAGCCCCTGGGGAGAGGGATTCCCCGGCTGGCACATAGAGTGCTCGGCCATGTCTCTCAAGTACCTGGGGGAACGCTTTGACATCCATTCAGGCGGCGTAGACAACATCTTCCCACATCACGAGGACGAACTGGCACAATCCGAGGCCGCAGCAGGGCATAAGGTGGTCAATTACTGGGTGCACGGCCAGCATCTTTTGGCAGACGGGCTGAAGATGGCCAAGAGCGCAGGCAATGATTACACCATCAGGGATGTGGAGCGCTTGGGCTTTGACCCCTTGGCCTTTCGCTACCTTTGCCTTACCGTGCACTACCGAAGCCGGCTCAACTTCACTTTTTCAGCCTTAAGATCAGCTCAACGAGGCCTCTCCCACATACGAAGACACGCCGAGGATAAGGCCTGGCAGGAGGCCGAGCTGCCTTGCCAAGGCCCTGGGCTCAAGTGGCTCGAGGCTTTCATTGATGCCATCAAAGACGATCTGGCCATGCCCAGGGCGCTGGCCGTGGTTTGGGCCATGCTCCACGATAAGAAGCTCACAGAAGCTCTCAGGGCACGCTTGCTGATCCACATGGACAAGGTCTTGGGGCTGGGCCTGGAGAGCTGGCCCCAGCTTGCCACAGCTGTGCCCCCCGAGGGCCTGGGGCAGGTGGAGCTGAGGGATAGGTTGAGGTCAGCCGATTTGTTTGAGGAAGCCGACAGAATCCGCCAAGGTCTCCAAATGCAAGGCTTTGAGATAAGGGACCTGCCGGGGAAGACCTTGTTGTTGAGGAGATCCCGTGCCGAATGGAAAGGTCTGCCCAGGGAGATCTCATCTTCCCGAGAGGTAAGAAGCCTCCTTGAGGAGCCTGATCAATACGATTTCACGGTCTCCCTGGTGGCCTGGAACAACTCCGGAGAAATCCTGCGCTGTTACAAAGCCCTGAGGCAACACTGTCTGGGACACAGAATCCAGATCATCGTTGTGGAAGGGGGTTCTTCTGATGAGAGCCGGGAGGCCATCCTGAGGGCTCTGAGTTCTGATCCCGATGCAGCAGTGTGGCTGGCGGATCATCGTCTGGGGGAGGCTGCCTCCAGAAATGTGGCTTTACGTCAAGCCTTGGGCCGAATAGTGGTGCTTATGGACCCCAGTCTGGAACCCCTGGGAGATGTCATGAGCCCCTTGGAGCGCACCCTCCAAAACCCAGAGGTGGGGCTCACTGGTGCAGCAGGCCTGGTCACAAGGGATTGCCAGAAGTTCCATGATTCTCCAGGTCCTGAGGTCCACGCCATCACTCTTTACTGCATGGCCTTTCCCAGGCGGTTGGTGGCTCTGGCGGGCTGGATGGACGAAAGGTTTCGGTTCTACAGACACCTGGATCTGGATTACTCTTTCCGAATAAGACAGCTTGGATTCAAAGCTATCATCACCCCTGAGCTGCCTGTTAGATTTCATACCCACACCATCTGGGAGAGCATGGATCCCCAAGAAAGGTATCGTAGAAGTAGAGCCAATTTCTACCTGTTTTACAGAAAATGGCATCACCACACCCAGCTTTTCTCCCCTACCTCTTGA
- the lpdA gene encoding dihydrolipoyl dehydrogenase: MPVEVVLPMLGITVERGRILKWHKAEGQKVKKGEILFEVETEKVVTEVESPATGILARVLVPEGVEVPLLTVVGVILEETEEVLPDLGKESLGPERLVQEPVEKKAGAPSPRSAVSWELAVLGGGPAGYAAAIRAAQRGAQVVLVEKESLGGTCLHRGCIPTKSFLWDVELLRRVRDSQLLVGGHGVGLDLSRMVARKDQVVARLHKGLESLVQSLGVTVVSGAGELLDTRTLRVKANGQEEIYGAGHIIIATGSRPRGLAKVEVDGERILFSDHLAAMKVVPERLVVIGGGAIGLEWAAIMKGLGAQVTILEVLPRLLAQVDEEMGRILERALEEQGIRVLTQVQLKEVKAHGQEVEIGFVLNGESMNIGADQVLVAVGRQPNTEGIGVERLGLDMDGPFIRVDSTMRSSVPWLYAAGDVIGGTMLAHAAFAEASVAVENILGGSRQLDYSRVPRCVYTSPEVAWVGLTEAQAREQGYGVKVQRFPFGHNGKALAMGEPEGLVKIIAEEELGQILGVCILGANATELLGECLVAMRLEATVEELGDLIKPHPTLSEAITEAAMAWTGRPLHMAGVHKP; the protein is encoded by the coding sequence ATGCCAGTGGAAGTGGTCCTCCCAATGTTGGGAATCACCGTGGAAAGAGGCCGGATCCTCAAATGGCACAAAGCAGAGGGGCAGAAGGTAAAAAAGGGGGAAATCCTCTTTGAGGTGGAGACTGAAAAGGTAGTGACAGAGGTGGAATCTCCGGCCACGGGCATTCTGGCTCGTGTACTGGTGCCAGAGGGTGTGGAAGTCCCCCTTCTCACGGTAGTAGGGGTGATCCTGGAGGAGACAGAGGAGGTTTTGCCGGATCTTGGAAAAGAAAGCCTGGGACCAGAGAGGTTGGTTCAGGAGCCTGTTGAAAAAAAGGCAGGGGCTCCAAGCCCTAGAAGTGCAGTTTCCTGGGAGCTGGCTGTGCTGGGCGGAGGACCAGCAGGATACGCGGCCGCCATAAGAGCTGCCCAGAGGGGAGCTCAAGTTGTGCTGGTGGAGAAGGAGAGCCTCGGTGGCACATGTCTGCACAGGGGATGCATTCCCACCAAGTCTTTTCTTTGGGATGTGGAGCTTTTAAGAAGGGTCAGGGATTCGCAGCTCCTGGTAGGTGGACACGGGGTTGGGCTGGATCTCTCCCGTATGGTGGCCAGAAAAGATCAGGTGGTGGCACGGCTGCACAAGGGGCTTGAGAGCCTGGTACAGAGCCTCGGGGTGACAGTGGTCAGTGGAGCCGGTGAGTTGTTGGACACCCGGACCTTGCGGGTCAAGGCCAATGGCCAGGAAGAAATATATGGTGCCGGACACATCATAATAGCCACAGGCTCCAGGCCGAGGGGTCTTGCCAAGGTTGAGGTGGACGGAGAGAGGATCCTCTTTAGTGACCATCTTGCGGCAATGAAAGTTGTTCCCGAGCGGCTGGTAGTCATCGGAGGTGGTGCCATAGGGCTTGAGTGGGCAGCCATCATGAAAGGGCTTGGGGCACAGGTCACAATCCTGGAGGTACTGCCTAGGCTCTTGGCCCAGGTGGACGAGGAAATGGGGAGAATCCTGGAAAGGGCCTTGGAAGAGCAAGGAATAAGGGTGCTCACCCAAGTCCAGCTAAAAGAGGTCAAGGCCCATGGCCAGGAGGTGGAGATAGGGTTTGTTCTAAATGGGGAATCCATGAACATTGGGGCAGACCAGGTGCTCGTGGCAGTGGGAAGGCAGCCCAACACCGAGGGCATTGGGGTTGAGCGCCTGGGCCTGGACATGGATGGCCCTTTCATAAGGGTGGATAGCACCATGCGAAGCTCTGTGCCATGGCTTTACGCCGCAGGCGATGTGATAGGTGGGACCATGCTGGCTCATGCGGCATTTGCCGAGGCATCGGTGGCAGTAGAGAACATCCTGGGCGGATCCAGACAATTGGATTACTCCCGGGTTCCCCGGTGCGTGTACACGTCCCCTGAGGTTGCATGGGTGGGACTCACAGAGGCCCAAGCCAGAGAACAAGGCTATGGGGTCAAGGTGCAAAGGTTTCCATTTGGTCACAATGGCAAGGCCCTGGCCATGGGAGAGCCCGAGGGGTTGGTGAAGATCATAGCCGAGGAGGAACTGGGCCAGATCCTGGGGGTATGCATCTTGGGGGCCAATGCCACCGAGCTCTTGGGAGAGTGTTTAGTGGCAATGAGGCTAGAGGCCACCGTGGAAGAGCTGGGGGATCTCATAAAACCCCACCCGACTCTTTCGGAAGCCATAACCGAAGCTGCCATGGCTTGGACTGGAAGGCCCCTACACATGGCAGGAGTGCACAAACCATGA
- a CDS encoding alpha-ketoacid dehydrogenase subunit beta produces the protein MRELTYAQAINEALLQNMERDERVFLMGEDIGKYGGIFQVTAGLLDRFGPQRVMDTPISEAGFVGAAVGAAMTGMRPVVEIMFIDFTTVCMDMIVNQMAKIHYMFGGRGKVPMVLRTNIGAGRGAAAQHSQSFHAFFVHIPGLMVVTPSSPYDAKGLLTTAIQDDNPVIFVEHKKLYATKGPVPEEFYTIPFGRAELKRKGRHITVVATHEMVNRTLRVAEELARQGVELEVIDPRTLRPLDQETILDSVKKTGRLIVADEGPVTCGIHAEIAALVAEQAVEYLQAPILRVGSPDTPVPFSPPLEQIYIPDEEDIRDAVERLRAYL, from the coding sequence ATGAGGGAGCTCACCTATGCCCAAGCCATAAACGAGGCGCTTTTGCAGAACATGGAACGAGATGAGAGGGTATTTCTCATGGGGGAGGACATAGGTAAATACGGGGGCATATTCCAGGTCACCGCTGGGCTCCTGGATAGGTTCGGGCCGCAGAGGGTCATGGATACGCCCATATCAGAAGCTGGATTTGTAGGGGCAGCGGTAGGGGCGGCCATGACAGGCATGAGGCCTGTGGTGGAGATAATGTTCATAGATTTCACCACCGTATGCATGGACATGATCGTCAACCAGATGGCAAAAATTCACTATATGTTCGGTGGCCGGGGCAAGGTGCCCATGGTATTGAGGACCAATATCGGAGCGGGCCGTGGTGCAGCTGCGCAGCATTCTCAGAGCTTTCACGCCTTTTTTGTGCATATTCCTGGGCTCATGGTGGTCACCCCGTCTTCACCCTATGACGCCAAGGGTCTGCTCACAACCGCCATCCAAGATGATAATCCCGTGATCTTCGTGGAACACAAGAAACTCTATGCCACCAAAGGGCCTGTGCCCGAGGAGTTTTATACCATTCCCTTTGGTCGGGCCGAGCTGAAAAGAAAGGGAAGGCACATAACCGTGGTGGCCACCCATGAGATGGTAAACCGAACGCTCAGAGTGGCCGAGGAGTTGGCCAGGCAAGGCGTGGAACTGGAGGTCATAGATCCCCGCACACTGCGCCCTCTGGACCAGGAGACCATTCTGGATTCGGTGAAAAAGACCGGAAGGCTCATAGTGGCGGACGAGGGGCCTGTCACCTGCGGTATTCATGCTGAAATAGCAGCCTTGGTGGCTGAACAGGCAGTGGAGTATCTGCAGGCTCCCATTTTGAGGGTGGGTTCCCCTGACACACCGGTCCCCTTCAGTCCTCCTTTGGAGCAGATTTACATACCGGATGAAGAGGACATCAGGGACGCGGTGGAGAGGCTCAGAGCGTATCTATAA
- a CDS encoding thiamine pyrophosphate-dependent dehydrogenase E1 component subunit alpha: MELSREQLLFLYTTMVKIRLFEERIQDLYARGVVPGLAHLYVGQEAVAAGVCAQLEPRDYITSTHRGHGHVIAKGAQLKYMMAELFGKKTGYCKGKGGSMHIADVEIGVLGANGIAGGGIPIAVGAALSSKMRGTDQVTVCFFGDGSSNNGVFHEGLNLASVNRLPVVFVCENNLYGISVSQKQHQLIEDISVRSIAYSMPGVTVDGNDVVAVFQEAGKAIRRARAGEGPTLLECKTYRWRGHHEGDPNQGRRYRSMEEVQQWMERCPIKRLEQTLLGKRIATRKRLQEIWESTRGEIDSAVQYAQESPFPQPQDLYEDVYS, encoded by the coding sequence ATGGAACTTTCCCGTGAGCAATTGCTCTTTCTTTACACCACCATGGTGAAAATAAGGCTTTTCGAAGAGAGGATACAAGATCTTTATGCCAGGGGTGTGGTGCCAGGACTGGCCCACCTGTACGTGGGCCAAGAGGCTGTTGCGGCCGGGGTATGCGCACAACTGGAGCCTCGGGACTACATCACCAGCACCCACAGAGGTCATGGTCATGTAATAGCCAAGGGCGCGCAGCTCAAATACATGATGGCCGAGCTTTTCGGAAAGAAGACCGGCTATTGCAAAGGCAAGGGCGGCTCCATGCACATAGCGGACGTGGAGATAGGTGTGCTGGGGGCCAATGGCATTGCAGGGGGAGGGATTCCCATTGCCGTGGGTGCAGCCCTCTCAAGCAAGATGAGGGGAACGGACCAGGTGACCGTTTGTTTTTTCGGGGACGGCTCCAGCAACAACGGGGTCTTCCACGAGGGCTTGAACCTGGCCTCGGTGAATCGGCTCCCGGTGGTATTTGTTTGCGAGAACAATCTTTATGGCATCTCGGTCTCCCAAAAACAGCATCAGCTCATAGAGGATATATCGGTAAGGTCTATTGCATACTCCATGCCCGGAGTGACGGTGGACGGCAACGACGTGGTGGCCGTTTTCCAGGAGGCCGGAAAGGCCATTCGCAGAGCCAGGGCTGGTGAAGGCCCCACGCTTCTGGAGTGCAAGACCTACAGGTGGAGGGGACACCACGAGGGGGATCCCAACCAGGGTCGCAGGTACAGAAGCATGGAAGAAGTGCAGCAATGGATGGAAAGGTGCCCCATAAAAAGGTTGGAGCAGACCCTTTTGGGCAAAAGAATCGCCACCAGGAAAAGGCTTCAAGAGATCTGGGAGAGCACAAGGGGGGAGATAGACTCGGCCGTACAGTATGCCCAGGAAAGCCCTTTCCCCCAACCTCAAGACCTTTATGAGGACGTATACTCTTAA
- a CDS encoding 2-oxo acid dehydrogenase subunit E2, whose translation MQGPIVPAVPAARWKAKAQGVDLAQLKGSGPGGTVLLKDLPGEASKSSLGSRRISPVAKKLAELLGISLESLARKGSTDRIMLEDVIRAARELAGQRSLAEEALPQPRAIPLDPMRKAISRRMTQSAQTAPHIHLFCEVEMDRLEELREELLPLVLEKEGVKLSINDLIIKATALTLREFPMLNATLKEDEILVAPEINVGLAVALPNGLVVPAIPRADRLGLGQIARIRSDLVERARAGRLKLEEMERGSFTISSLASYQVVFFTAVLNPPQSGLLTVGSTREEPFSRQGNVAWRKVARMGLSADHRIVDGAMGAQFLQSLKARLERPAASLMHLG comes from the coding sequence ATGCAGGGACCCATAGTGCCAGCCGTGCCGGCAGCCAGGTGGAAAGCCAAGGCACAGGGAGTGGACCTGGCCCAACTGAAGGGTTCGGGCCCAGGGGGGACAGTGCTATTGAAAGACCTCCCTGGTGAGGCTTCCAAGAGTTCTTTGGGCTCGCGGAGGATTTCACCTGTAGCAAAAAAGCTGGCAGAGCTTCTGGGGATTTCTTTGGAGAGCCTGGCCCGGAAAGGCTCTACAGACAGGATCATGCTGGAGGATGTGATAAGGGCCGCCAGGGAGCTGGCAGGGCAAAGAAGCCTGGCCGAGGAGGCCTTGCCACAGCCCAGGGCCATACCCCTGGATCCCATGAGAAAGGCCATTTCCCGCCGCATGACCCAAAGCGCCCAGACAGCACCTCACATCCACCTTTTTTGCGAAGTGGAGATGGATCGGCTGGAAGAACTCAGGGAAGAGCTACTGCCCTTGGTCCTGGAGAAGGAGGGAGTCAAGTTATCCATCAATGATCTGATCATCAAGGCCACTGCCCTTACCCTCAGGGAATTCCCGATGCTCAATGCCACCCTCAAGGAGGATGAGATCCTGGTGGCGCCTGAGATCAACGTGGGCTTGGCCGTGGCATTGCCCAATGGGCTGGTGGTGCCAGCCATTCCCAGGGCGGACCGGCTGGGTCTGGGCCAAATCGCCAGGATTCGTTCTGATCTTGTGGAGAGGGCCAGGGCCGGCAGACTGAAGCTGGAGGAGATGGAAAGGGGCAGCTTCACCATCTCCAGCCTTGCCAGCTACCAGGTTGTGTTTTTCACAGCAGTGCTGAATCCACCCCAGAGTGGGTTGTTGACAGTGGGGAGCACCCGGGAGGAGCCCTTCTCGCGCCAAGGGAATGTGGCCTGGCGCAAGGTGGCCCGGATGGGACTTTCAGCGGACCATAGGATAGTTGATGGGGCCATGGGGGCGCAGTTCCTTCAATCTCTCAAGGCCCGGCTGGAGAGGCCAGCAGCATCCTTGATGCACCTGGGATAG
- a CDS encoding sigma-70 family RNA polymerase sigma factor, translating to MDQTQALGKMRLGDQGVYEQVMEEMLPGLYRLAYGITQDAMEAQDAVQDALLSMVRRLEDFQERSSLSTWLYRITVNASLDRVRGRRRRGETIPIEEFLPAFTEEGRYAEEVVDWSQAPLDRLLSSEAHERIQQAIASLPEEQRVVLVMKDMEEFPLSEIARTLDLSVAAVKSRLHRARLALRGVLSSYFRERQVPVARGKRRDKKHKHTCQQLVELLCDYLEGDLPQEEKEELDLHMRECEPCMAFLNTYRTTSQICKSLRPEDIPREMRERLEAFLKKATSRSKAGS from the coding sequence ATGGATCAGACACAAGCACTTGGCAAGATGCGCCTGGGTGACCAAGGGGTGTATGAGCAGGTGATGGAGGAGATGCTCCCTGGCCTTTACAGACTGGCTTACGGCATAACCCAGGATGCCATGGAGGCCCAGGATGCGGTTCAAGACGCCTTGCTGTCCATGGTTAGGAGACTCGAGGATTTTCAGGAACGTTCCTCCCTCTCCACCTGGCTTTACCGCATCACGGTGAATGCCAGTCTGGACAGGGTGCGTGGCAGGCGGCGAAGGGGCGAGACCATACCCATAGAGGAGTTTTTACCTGCTTTCACCGAGGAGGGAAGGTATGCTGAAGAAGTCGTGGACTGGTCCCAGGCTCCTTTGGACAGACTCCTGAGTTCCGAAGCCCATGAGAGGATCCAGCAGGCCATCGCCTCATTGCCAGAGGAACAGAGGGTTGTGCTGGTCATGAAGGATATGGAGGAGTTCCCTTTATCGGAAATAGCCCGAACCCTGGATCTGAGTGTTGCTGCGGTCAAGTCAAGGCTTCACAGGGCCCGTCTGGCCCTGCGGGGAGTTCTTTCATCTTATTTTCGTGAAAGGCAGGTGCCAGTGGCCAGGGGAAAGAGAAGAGACAAGAAGCACAAACATACCTGCCAGCAGCTCGTTGAGCTCTTGTGCGACTACCTCGAGGGGGATCTACCGCAGGAGGAAAAAGAGGAGCTGGATCTCCACATGAGAGAATGTGAGCCCTGTATGGCCTTTCTCAACACGTACAGGACAACTTCTCAGATTTGCAAAAGCCTCAGGCCAGAAGACATACCAAGGGAGATGAGAGAGCGGCTGGAAGCTTTCCTAAAGAAAGCCACCTCACGATCCAAAGCAGGCAGCTGA